Proteins encoded by one window of Hafnia alvei:
- a CDS encoding YcbK family protein, producing the protein MDPINIHRRKWLALGGAAMGMAMLPGQALATLSTPRPRILLLNNLNTGEQLKAEFFDGKNYIQEELVRLNHLFRDYRANKVKSIDPRLFDQIFRLQAMIGTRKPIQLISGYRSPRTNNELRERGSGVAKHSYHTLGQAMDFHIEGVQLANIRKAALKMRAGGVGYYPRSNFVHIDTGPVRNW; encoded by the coding sequence ATGGATCCAATTAATATTCATCGTCGCAAGTGGTTGGCTTTAGGTGGCGCTGCTATGGGAATGGCAATGCTACCAGGGCAAGCGTTAGCAACGCTTTCTACACCACGTCCTCGTATTTTATTACTCAATAATTTAAATACCGGTGAACAACTTAAGGCTGAGTTCTTCGACGGTAAAAACTATATTCAGGAAGAATTAGTTCGCCTGAATCATTTGTTCCGCGACTATCGTGCGAATAAAGTAAAAAGTATTGACCCTCGCTTATTCGATCAAATTTTTCGTTTGCAGGCGATGATTGGCACGCGTAAACCGATTCAGCTTATTTCCGGCTATCGTTCTCCACGTACCAATAATGAATTACGCGAGCGTGGCAGCGGCGTGGCGAAACACAGTTACCATACGCTTGGTCAGGCGATGGATTTCCATATTGAAGGTGTTCAGCTAGCCAATATTCGTAAAGCCGCATTGAAAATGCGAGCGGGTGGCGTTGGATATTATCCGCGCAGTAATTTCGTACATATTGATACCGGCCCCGTTAGAAATTGGTAA
- the asnS gene encoding asparagine--tRNA ligase, whose translation MSVVPVVDVLQGRAAVDTEVTVRGWVRTRRDSKAGISFLAVYDGSCFNPLQAVVNNSLPNYESDVLRLTTGCSLEVTGKVVASPGEGQSFEIQATEVKVVGWVEDPDTYPMAAKRHSIEYLREVAHLRPRTNLIGAVARVRHTLAQAIHRYFHENGYFWVSTPLITASDTEGAGEMFRVSTLDMENLPRTDEGKVDFGEDFFGREAFLTVSGQLNGETYACALSKVYTFGPTFRAENSNTSRHLAEFWMVEPEVAFADLDDIAGVAEGMLKYVFQAVLDERADDMEFFAQRVDKDAIDRLKRFVTSDFAQVDYTDAVDILLKCGKTFENPVYWGVDLSSEHERYLAEQHFKAPVVVKNYPKDIKAFYMRMNEDGKTVAAMDVLAPGIGEIIGGSQREERLDVLDARLEEMGLNKEDYWWYRDLRRYGTVPHSGFGLGFERLIAYVTGVQNVRDVIPFPRTPRNATF comes from the coding sequence ATGAGCGTAGTGCCTGTAGTCGACGTACTGCAAGGTCGTGCCGCGGTAGACACTGAAGTCACCGTGCGCGGTTGGGTACGTACCCGGAGAGATTCTAAAGCTGGTATCTCCTTCCTCGCCGTTTATGACGGCTCCTGCTTTAATCCGTTACAGGCCGTCGTTAATAATTCTCTGCCGAATTATGAAAGTGATGTTTTACGCCTGACAACGGGTTGTTCACTGGAAGTCACCGGTAAAGTGGTTGCATCACCGGGTGAAGGCCAGAGTTTCGAGATTCAAGCCACGGAAGTGAAAGTGGTGGGTTGGGTTGAAGATCCAGACACATATCCAATGGCGGCAAAGCGCCACAGCATCGAATATCTGCGCGAAGTTGCTCACTTACGCCCACGCACCAACCTTATTGGTGCGGTTGCTCGCGTTCGTCATACGCTGGCGCAGGCTATTCACCGTTACTTCCACGAAAACGGTTATTTCTGGGTTTCTACCCCACTGATTACCGCGTCTGATACCGAAGGCGCTGGCGAAATGTTCCGCGTTTCCACGTTGGATATGGAAAACCTGCCGCGTACTGACGAAGGCAAAGTCGATTTCGGTGAAGACTTCTTTGGTCGTGAAGCGTTTCTGACCGTATCCGGCCAGCTAAACGGCGAGACCTACGCCTGTGCGCTGTCTAAGGTGTATACCTTTGGTCCAACGTTCCGTGCAGAAAACTCCAACACCAGCCGCCATTTGGCTGAATTCTGGATGGTTGAGCCTGAAGTTGCCTTTGCGGATCTCGACGATATCGCAGGCGTTGCCGAAGGAATGTTGAAATACGTCTTCCAAGCCGTACTTGATGAGCGTGCCGATGACATGGAATTCTTCGCTCAGCGCGTAGACAAAGACGCCATCGATCGCCTGAAGCGTTTTGTCACCTCCGACTTTGCTCAGGTGGATTACACCGACGCAGTTGATATTCTGCTTAAATGTGGCAAAACCTTCGAAAACCCAGTCTACTGGGGTGTTGACCTGTCTTCGGAGCATGAGCGTTATTTGGCTGAACAGCACTTTAAAGCGCCGGTGGTGGTGAAAAACTATCCAAAAGACATCAAAGCGTTCTATATGCGTATGAACGAAGATGGCAAAACCGTTGCTGCAATGGATGTGTTGGCACCAGGCATTGGTGAGATCATCGGTGGTTCTCAGCGTGAAGAGCGTTTAGACGTTCTGGATGCACGTTTAGAAGAAATGGGCCTAAATAAAGAAGATTATTGGTGGTATCGCGATCTTCGTCGTTATGGCACCGTGCCTCACTCTGGTTTTGGCCTTGGATTTGAACGTTTAATCGCCTATGTGACCGGCGTTCAAAACGTTCGTGACGTGATCCCGTTCCCACGCACCCCAAGAAACGCAACCTTCTAA
- the pncB gene encoding nicotinate phosphoribosyltransferase, protein MTQHASPILTSLLDTDAYKLHMQQAVYHRYRNLSVAAEFRCRGDELLGSYANEIIQQVALMGNLALTDEEYNYLSTLPFFKKDYLDWLRDFRFNPQQVDIRDEGGHLNIRITGPWREVIMWEVPLLAVISEVVHRDRSPLATAEMAVAQLRKKLDSFKQLSADIDLSGFKLMDFGTRRRFSHDVQRAIIETLKTDFPHLVGTSNYKFAQLLNLAPMGTQAHEWFQAHQQICPVLANSQRAALQAWLDEYPDQLGIALTDCITMDAFLRDFGPQFANRYQGLRHDSGEPVEWGEKAIAHYQKLGIDPMTKTLVFSDNLDLEKALELYRHFHNRINLGFGIGTRLTCDIPEVKPLNIVIKLVECNGKPVAKLSDSPGKTICHDKAFVKALRKAFDLPLVKKAS, encoded by the coding sequence ATGACTCAACATGCTTCCCCGATATTAACTTCATTATTGGATACTGACGCCTATAAGTTGCATATGCAGCAGGCCGTGTATCATCGTTACCGCAATCTCTCCGTAGCGGCTGAATTCCGTTGCCGTGGCGACGAGTTACTGGGCAGTTATGCCAACGAAATTATTCAGCAGGTTGCTCTAATGGGCAATCTTGCGCTGACAGATGAAGAATATAACTATCTCAGCACCTTACCTTTCTTCAAAAAAGATTATCTGGACTGGTTGCGCGATTTTCGCTTTAACCCGCAACAGGTCGATATCCGTGACGAAGGCGGCCATCTCAATATCCGCATCACTGGCCCTTGGCGTGAAGTGATCATGTGGGAAGTGCCGCTGCTCGCTGTTATCAGTGAAGTGGTACATCGCGATCGTTCACCTCTGGCAACGGCAGAAATGGCCGTGGCACAGCTGCGTAAAAAACTCGATTCCTTTAAACAGCTGAGCGCAGATATCGATCTTTCTGGCTTTAAGCTGATGGATTTCGGCACACGCCGCCGTTTCTCACACGACGTCCAACGAGCCATTATTGAAACGTTGAAAACGGATTTCCCACATTTAGTTGGAACCAGCAACTATAAGTTTGCCCAGTTGCTGAATCTTGCACCGATGGGAACTCAGGCTCATGAATGGTTCCAAGCCCACCAGCAGATTTGCCCGGTATTAGCGAACAGCCAGCGAGCAGCCCTGCAAGCGTGGTTAGATGAATATCCAGATCAACTCGGTATTGCTCTCACCGACTGCATCACGATGGATGCTTTCCTACGCGATTTTGGCCCACAGTTTGCGAATCGCTACCAAGGGTTGCGTCATGACTCCGGTGAACCGGTTGAATGGGGCGAGAAAGCCATCGCGCATTACCAGAAGCTGGGTATTGATCCGATGACAAAAACGTTGGTGTTCTCCGATAATCTCGATCTTGAAAAAGCCTTGGAGCTCTATCGTCATTTTCATAACCGCATCAATCTTGGTTTCGGTATCGGCACACGTTTAACCTGTGATATTCCCGAGGTTAAACCGCTAAATATTGTGATTAAGTTAGTAGAGTGCAACGGCAAGCCCGTCGCCAAGCTGTCTGATAGTCCAGGCAAAACTATTTGCCACGACAAAGCTTTCGTTAAAGCGTTGCGCAAAGCCTTTGATTTACCGCTGGTAAAAAAAGCCAGTTAA
- a CDS encoding MBL fold metallo-hydrolase has protein sequence MKYKIIPVTAFQQNCTVLWCEQTLQAAIVDPGGEAAKIQREVEALGLTVTQILLTHGHLDHVGAAGNLAKSLNVPIYGPQEEDQFWLEGLPAQSKMFGLSDCEPLVPTRWLNDGDTLQVGNETLQVFHCPGHTPGHVIFFNEKSRLAQVGDVLFSGGVGRSDFPRGDHQALINSIKTKLWPLGNDVAFIPGHGPMSTFGQERQTNPFVRDEPAVW, from the coding sequence ATGAAATATAAAATCATTCCCGTTACTGCATTCCAGCAGAATTGCACTGTTTTATGGTGCGAGCAGACGCTTCAGGCCGCGATCGTCGATCCGGGCGGTGAGGCAGCAAAAATTCAGCGGGAAGTTGAAGCGCTGGGTTTAACGGTGACTCAAATTCTGCTGACCCACGGGCATTTAGACCACGTGGGAGCTGCTGGCAATTTGGCGAAAAGCCTAAATGTGCCAATCTATGGCCCGCAGGAAGAAGACCAGTTTTGGCTGGAGGGGCTGCCTGCTCAGAGCAAAATGTTTGGCCTCAGTGATTGTGAACCCTTGGTGCCTACCCGTTGGTTAAATGACGGTGATACCTTGCAGGTGGGTAATGAGACGTTGCAGGTTTTCCATTGCCCTGGTCATACGCCGGGTCATGTGATTTTCTTTAATGAGAAATCACGCTTGGCGCAGGTTGGCGATGTGTTATTCAGCGGTGGTGTCGGGCGTAGTGATTTTCCCCGTGGCGACCATCAGGCATTGATTAACTCAATTAAAACTAAGCTGTGGCCACTGGGCAATGATGTTGCGTTTATTCCAGGTCACGGACCCATGTCGACTTTTGGCCAAGAGCGCCAGACTAATCCGTTTGTTCGCGATGAGCCTGCGGTTTGGTAG
- a CDS encoding amino acid aminotransferase, translating into MFENIPAAPADPILGLADLFRADARTNKINLGIGVYKDETGKTPVLTSVKKAEQYLLENETTKNYLSIDGIPAFATCTLELLFGKESPIIQDKRAHAAQTPGGTGALRVAADFIANKTSAKRVWVSNPSWPNHKSVFNAAGLEVREYDYYDAANHQLDFAALQNSLEQAEAGDVVLFHGCCHNPTGIDPTPEQWEALAEMSVAKGWLPLFDFAYQGFANGLEEDAQGLRIFAAKHDELLVASSYSKNFGLYNERVGACTLVAADSETADKAFSQIKATIRANYSNPPAHGGSVVATILGNEALRTIWEQELTDMRQRIQRMRQLFVNTLQEKGAEQDFSFIIKQNGMFSFSGLTKDQVIRLRDEFGVYAVNSGRVNVAGMTPDNMAPLCEAIVAVLK; encoded by the coding sequence ATGTTTGAAAATATCCCAGCCGCACCAGCGGATCCGATTTTAGGTCTTGCCGATTTATTCCGTGCCGATGCCCGTACTAACAAAATCAATTTAGGTATTGGCGTCTATAAAGATGAAACAGGTAAAACACCGGTTCTGACCAGCGTTAAAAAAGCTGAGCAGTATCTGCTGGAAAACGAAACCACGAAAAACTATCTGAGCATCGATGGTATTCCTGCTTTCGCTACCTGCACGCTGGAATTACTGTTTGGTAAAGAAAGCCCAATCATTCAGGACAAACGTGCTCATGCGGCTCAAACCCCAGGTGGGACTGGTGCTCTGCGTGTGGCAGCCGATTTTATTGCCAATAAAACTTCAGCTAAGCGCGTATGGGTGAGCAACCCCAGCTGGCCTAACCATAAAAGCGTATTTAACGCCGCAGGGCTTGAAGTACGCGAATATGATTACTACGATGCCGCAAATCATCAGTTAGACTTTGCAGCCCTCCAGAACAGCTTAGAGCAAGCAGAAGCCGGTGATGTGGTTCTATTCCACGGTTGCTGCCATAACCCAACCGGTATTGACCCAACGCCAGAACAATGGGAAGCGCTGGCAGAAATGTCTGTTGCCAAAGGTTGGTTACCGCTGTTTGACTTCGCCTACCAAGGTTTCGCCAACGGTTTAGAAGAAGATGCTCAGGGTCTGCGCATTTTCGCAGCCAAGCATGACGAATTGCTGGTTGCGAGCTCATATTCTAAAAACTTCGGCCTCTACAACGAGCGTGTTGGTGCTTGCACATTAGTTGCCGCTGACAGTGAAACCGCCGATAAAGCATTCAGCCAGATTAAAGCGACCATCCGCGCTAACTACTCAAACCCACCAGCGCACGGTGGTTCTGTGGTAGCTACTATTCTGGGTAATGAAGCCCTGCGTACTATTTGGGAACAAGAACTCACTGACATGCGTCAACGCATTCAACGTATGCGTCAGTTGTTCGTTAACACCCTGCAGGAAAAAGGCGCTGAGCAAGACTTCAGCTTCATCATTAAGCAGAACGGCATGTTCTCATTCAGTGGACTCACCAAAGATCAGGTGATCCGCCTGCGTGATGAATTTGGCGTTTATGCCGTAAACTCTGGCCGCGTCAACGTAGCAGGAATGACGCCTGACAATATGGCACCGCTGTGTGAAGCCATTGTCGCCGTATTGAAATAA
- a CDS encoding GGDEF domain-containing protein, which produces MKLKNLIYIFTTALVFFFGIFIYSSLHKAHVDFAQNQQNLYKVKRLRDLTEVFQSALLVHRLKRISFMSDAITQSEILDAEKQVRLHADALVLPPSDKSATELEKQTHEMFNRAKFFVYRLTANDNQELSAAGHLMQAQLDLKSSYYITELNKLYFLYVYNTTLSDTHSYKFIESVRLNNRLTLTATELIDQLVDIKTDEVKRNQSYLRSIELIGVLDSLRSRVDFIIATAPDEAQPSANIDELLSKLSKESMQHLTADLTSVMQSRSSNAFDGFYRYIIGIDKASAIFVNNSYDLELHELEKKISVSRVQLYGMISLCWLLALFIVMPILVFSSKISLWLTLTNKNIMKLSQGDLDISPDNSIMTGELSAISDAINQLRQNQIEKRLLETEKQELINELLEASSTDPLTNIYNRRKFFNQCSQITEDDYPLAFCLIDIDNFKRLNDRYGHDVGDLALIAFSQMLEQSLPKSTVYCRYGGEEFAILIKYENMQQSMRIIDVVRHRTEMLSIAIPNKPSVGFTISCGLARLDDYQNINHSIKQADEALYYSKKRGKNQVSFYSPNGFISFDANDKNG; this is translated from the coding sequence ATGAAGCTAAAAAACCTTATCTACATTTTCACCACGGCGTTGGTGTTCTTTTTTGGTATTTTTATCTATAGCTCATTGCATAAAGCACATGTCGATTTCGCACAAAACCAGCAAAACCTCTATAAAGTTAAACGGCTACGCGACCTAACTGAAGTTTTTCAATCTGCACTTTTAGTTCATCGATTAAAGCGCATCAGCTTCATGAGCGATGCAATTACACAAAGTGAAATCCTTGATGCAGAAAAACAGGTCAGATTGCATGCCGATGCGCTGGTTTTACCTCCTTCAGACAAATCCGCAACAGAATTAGAAAAACAAACCCATGAGATGTTTAATCGAGCAAAATTCTTCGTCTATCGGCTGACCGCCAATGATAATCAGGAATTATCCGCTGCCGGTCATTTGATGCAGGCACAGCTTGATTTGAAGAGCTCCTATTATATAACCGAGCTCAATAAGCTTTATTTTTTGTACGTCTATAACACCACTCTATCTGATACGCATTCGTATAAATTTATTGAAAGCGTTCGCTTGAATAATCGATTAACACTCACCGCAACCGAGCTTATCGACCAGTTAGTCGATATCAAAACGGATGAAGTGAAACGTAATCAGTCTTATCTACGCTCGATAGAATTGATTGGTGTACTGGACTCACTGCGCTCGCGGGTCGATTTTATTATTGCTACGGCGCCGGATGAAGCGCAGCCCTCAGCAAATATTGATGAGTTATTAAGCAAACTCAGCAAAGAGAGCATGCAGCATCTCACCGCAGATCTCACTAGCGTAATGCAAAGCCGTTCATCTAATGCGTTCGATGGTTTCTATCGCTATATCATCGGTATTGATAAAGCCTCTGCTATCTTTGTGAATAACAGCTATGACCTTGAGTTACATGAATTAGAAAAGAAAATAAGCGTTAGCCGAGTACAACTTTACGGCATGATTTCATTATGCTGGCTACTTGCTCTATTCATCGTTATGCCGATTTTGGTTTTTTCATCCAAAATAAGCCTGTGGCTGACGCTCACCAATAAAAACATCATGAAGTTATCTCAGGGCGATCTCGACATATCTCCAGATAATTCGATCATGACTGGAGAGCTATCGGCAATATCCGACGCGATCAATCAGCTACGTCAGAATCAAATAGAAAAGCGCCTGCTAGAAACTGAAAAGCAGGAACTTATCAATGAGCTACTCGAAGCCTCTTCAACCGATCCGTTGACCAATATTTATAATCGCCGCAAATTCTTCAATCAGTGCAGTCAGATCACCGAAGATGACTATCCTCTCGCGTTCTGTCTTATTGATATCGATAATTTTAAAAGATTGAATGATCGTTATGGTCATGACGTTGGCGATTTGGCACTTATCGCCTTTAGCCAAATGCTGGAACAATCGCTGCCAAAAAGTACGGTTTATTGCCGCTACGGCGGAGAAGAATTCGCTATCTTAATTAAATATGAAAATATGCAGCAATCGATGAGAATTATTGATGTCGTGCGTCATCGTACCGAAATGCTGAGTATTGCCATCCCAAATAAGCCTAGCGTTGGCTTTACTATTAGCTGTGGATTAGCCCGTCTTGATGACTATCAAAATATTAACCACTCTATAAAGCAAGCCGATGAAGCACTCTATTACTCTAAGAAACGTGGAAAAAACCAAGTGAGTTTTTATTCACCAAATGGATTCATTAGCTTTGATGCTAACGATAAAAATGGGTGA
- the ompC gene encoding porin OmpC — protein MMKRNILAVVIPALLAAGAANAAEVYNKDGNKLDLYGKVDGLHYFSDDKGSDGDQSYARFGFKGETQISDQLAGYGQWEYNIKVNNTESNGSSKNATRLGFAGLKFGDAGSIDYGRNYGVIYDVEAWTDMLPEFGGDSYTNTDNFMTGRTNGVATYRNNNFFGLVDGLNIAAQYQGKNGSATESNNGRGYQQQNGDGYGLSTSYDFGMGISAGAAYSSSDRTNQQTALGRQAGSNVAGGDKADAWTAGLKYDANNVYLAAMYAETRNMTPFGSTGVANKTQNFEVVAQYQFDFGLRPSVAYLQSKGKDLGQYAANGATFNGGDQDLVKYVDVGATYYFNKNMSTYVDYKINLLDDNEFTKANAIATDDIVAVGLVYQF, from the coding sequence ATGATGAAACGCAATATTCTTGCAGTAGTGATCCCAGCGCTGTTAGCAGCCGGTGCAGCAAACGCAGCTGAAGTCTATAACAAAGACGGTAACAAGCTGGATCTGTACGGTAAAGTTGACGGTCTGCACTACTTCTCTGACGACAAAGGTTCAGACGGCGACCAGTCTTACGCTCGTTTCGGCTTCAAAGGCGAAACTCAGATCTCTGACCAACTGGCTGGTTACGGTCAGTGGGAATACAACATCAAAGTAAACAACACCGAAAGCAACGGCTCTTCTAAAAACGCAACCCGTCTGGGCTTTGCGGGCCTGAAATTCGGTGATGCAGGTTCTATCGACTACGGTCGTAACTACGGCGTAATCTACGACGTTGAAGCATGGACCGATATGCTGCCAGAATTCGGTGGTGACTCTTACACCAACACCGACAACTTCATGACTGGCCGTACCAACGGCGTTGCGACTTATCGTAACAACAACTTCTTCGGTCTGGTTGACGGCCTGAACATCGCCGCTCAGTACCAGGGCAAAAACGGCAGCGCGACCGAAAGCAACAACGGCCGTGGCTACCAGCAGCAGAACGGTGACGGCTACGGTCTGTCTACCTCTTACGATTTCGGTATGGGCATCAGCGCTGGTGCAGCGTACTCTTCATCTGACCGTACTAATCAGCAAACCGCTCTGGGCCGTCAGGCTGGCAGCAACGTCGCTGGTGGTGACAAAGCTGATGCATGGACCGCTGGTCTGAAATACGACGCTAACAACGTATACCTGGCAGCTATGTATGCAGAAACTCGCAACATGACTCCATTCGGTTCTACCGGTGTTGCTAACAAAACTCAGAACTTCGAAGTTGTTGCACAGTACCAGTTCGACTTCGGTCTGCGTCCATCCGTTGCTTACCTGCAGTCAAAAGGTAAAGATCTGGGTCAATACGCTGCAAATGGCGCAACCTTCAACGGTGGCGACCAGGATCTGGTTAAATACGTTGATGTCGGCGCGACTTACTACTTCAACAAAAACATGTCTACCTACGTTGATTACAAAATCAACCTGCTGGATGACAACGAATTCACCAAAGCTAACGCCATCGCAACTGACGATATCGTAGCAGTTGGTCTGGTATACCAGTTCTAA
- the ldtD gene encoding L,D-transpeptidase, whose product MVLNNRFRLSHMVVGGSIAMSALALSVMPAYADVAKQPVVSVATMSVPQSRSALLSQLPRGVSLRYLNQLSSLYAANHMQPMWQDRTAVQQFQQQLAEVALSGVQPQFTQWVQALTNPDVSGMARDAVLSDAMLGYLQFVSGVTATKGSWLYSSVPYAMAEPPTTLVNNWQLSIRDGRLNTFVKSLEPAHPQYAAMHKALKNLLADARPWPVVSDGPSLKPGDLSADMPALREVLQRTGMLEGDASVKPTPVPDAQPLQSPASQDPNAVISPSTTAVTDLTKQQPSPEAEPAKAASVSVIDNRYTPELVEAVKRFQQWQGLASDGVIGKRTREWLNVSPQTRATLLALNIQRLRILPGEVNTGIMVNIPNYSLIYYQNGAEVLSSRVIVGRPTRKTPLMNSELNNVVVNPPWNVPTTLIREDIIPKAMHDPGYFDRHGYRLFSGWSSDAEVVNPYMIDWASVSPRNFPYRIQQAPGANNSLGRYKFNMPSQDAIYLHDTPNHGLFEKDIRALSSGCVRVNKASTLANMLLQDAGWNDARVSSALKEGNTKYVPIRHRIPVRLYYLTAWVSEDGKPQFRTDIYNYDDTVRSGAKIAAQAERLFQL is encoded by the coding sequence ATGGTGCTGAATAACAGATTCCGTCTAAGCCATATGGTTGTCGGTGGTTCAATAGCAATGAGTGCATTGGCGCTGAGCGTAATGCCAGCCTATGCAGACGTAGCTAAACAACCCGTGGTTTCAGTGGCGACCATGAGTGTACCTCAATCGCGTTCGGCGCTGTTGTCGCAGCTTCCACGGGGCGTTTCACTGCGTTATTTGAACCAACTTTCTTCGCTCTACGCTGCGAATCACATGCAGCCAATGTGGCAGGATCGTACGGCGGTTCAACAATTTCAACAGCAGCTGGCTGAAGTTGCACTCTCTGGCGTTCAGCCTCAGTTCACCCAATGGGTTCAGGCGCTAACTAATCCCGATGTCAGTGGCATGGCGCGTGATGCCGTCTTATCTGATGCGATGCTGGGCTACCTGCAATTTGTCTCCGGCGTGACCGCAACCAAAGGTAGTTGGCTATACAGCTCGGTGCCTTATGCAATGGCAGAGCCGCCGACAACGCTGGTAAACAACTGGCAGTTGTCGATCCGTGATGGTCGTTTGAATACCTTCGTTAAATCGCTAGAGCCTGCACATCCTCAGTACGCCGCGATGCATAAAGCGTTAAAAAATCTGTTAGCGGATGCGCGCCCTTGGCCTGTGGTGAGTGACGGGCCGAGTTTGAAACCGGGCGACCTGAGCGCGGATATGCCTGCGCTGCGTGAAGTGTTACAGCGTACTGGAATGTTGGAAGGCGATGCTAGCGTGAAGCCAACGCCGGTGCCTGACGCACAGCCGCTGCAATCTCCTGCGAGTCAGGATCCTAATGCGGTGATCAGCCCATCAACCACCGCAGTGACTGATTTGACTAAGCAACAACCATCACCAGAGGCTGAGCCAGCCAAAGCAGCATCCGTTTCGGTGATCGATAACCGCTATACGCCTGAGCTCGTAGAAGCCGTGAAGCGCTTCCAGCAGTGGCAGGGGTTAGCCAGCGACGGGGTGATTGGCAAGCGTACGCGTGAGTGGCTGAACGTATCACCGCAAACGCGTGCTACTTTGCTGGCGTTGAATATACAACGTTTGCGTATTTTGCCGGGGGAAGTGAATACCGGCATCATGGTCAATATTCCTAACTACTCGTTGATTTATTACCAGAACGGCGCAGAAGTACTTTCATCGCGAGTCATTGTAGGGCGCCCAACGCGTAAAACGCCGCTGATGAATAGCGAACTGAATAACGTGGTGGTTAATCCTCCGTGGAACGTGCCAACAACGCTCATTCGTGAAGATATCATCCCTAAAGCTATGCACGATCCCGGCTATTTCGATCGTCACGGTTATCGCCTTTTTTCTGGATGGAGTAGCGATGCAGAAGTGGTTAATCCTTATATGATTGACTGGGCGTCGGTGTCGCCGCGTAATTTCCCGTATCGAATTCAGCAAGCGCCAGGGGCGAATAATTCGCTAGGTCGCTATAAATTTAATATGCCAAGCCAAGATGCTATTTATCTGCATGACACGCCAAACCACGGATTATTTGAAAAAGATATTCGCGCGCTGAGTTCAGGTTGTGTCCGCGTTAATAAAGCTTCGACGCTGGCAAACATGCTTCTTCAAGATGCGGGTTGGAATGACGCGCGAGTTTCGTCTGCTCTGAAAGAGGGGAATACGAAATATGTGCCGATACGTCACCGCATTCCTGTTCGCCTCTATTATCTGACAGCATGGGTTTCGGAAGATGGTAAGCCGCAGTTCCGCACAGATATTTACAATTATGATGACACTGTACGTTCAGGGGCAAAAATCGCCGCGCAAGCCGAGCGGCTTTTTCAACTCTAG